A part of Aerosakkonema funiforme FACHB-1375 genomic DNA contains:
- a CDS encoding DUF4347 domain-containing protein translates to MPVQNSAFENFNSQAAQGNAIAFIDSSVPDWQTLAAGVAPGTEVFILDATRDGVEQISQILQTRQNIAALHIISHGSPGNVQIGNGNLNSGNLDNYINSLQQWRNALADNADILIYGCKVGAEVPFLQRLAQLTSADIAASEDFTGSTALGGDWDLEFHTGLIEAPLAFQIQALEAYDSLLATYTYGGYTWDDANAVTNATANTTIATAAFATSFPEATKTIGNLLSGNSNYSVDLGDDTTREEIQLTWGGNVLTNDTGNDFVVYETGSSGAPEAFAVAVRKTGTSTFTTFRYEQADNFDTNAFSTAFDLSDFGLASGESINAIRITNLIDTDLVAGTDGQGNLGGANTPQTGPQGGGTFPAGRFDPDITYVVGLQTVAAVPTVSLTATDNAAAEGNVNTGTFRITRSSSTNPLAVQLSPATGIGIDYNLSVTSGGTISADGTTFTFNAGTSTADITFTAIDDIPAEASESFSLSLVNNGAYTLDSTNKSGTVTIAQNDFAVTNTNNSGEGSLRQAITNSNSIAGTDTITFNIAGAGPHTISPTSALPTITQAVVIDGYSQPGASQNTLTAGNNAQLKIVLDGTNAGSNNALSLSAGSSGSTIKGLAINRFQGTGIVTGTSNNSIVGNFIGTDITGTIDQGNNFYGITVEAANNTIGGSNAGDRNIISGNNQIGIVLISAASNTTITNNYIGTNAAGTALLGNTSDGIQAQSANNTITNNLISGNRVGIYLSTSNAKGNQVLGNYIGTDVTGTVDLGNTGDGVQITGASNIIGGSNAADRNIISGNDRLGIGIFNANATNNQVLGNYIGTNVNGTAALGNTNNGVHIQDSTNNIIGGTSAAERNIISGNKASGVAIVNASSTGNSVQGNYIGTDVTGSGNLGNSNRGVTITGNNNIIGGTAAGAGNTIAYNANYGVQVNGTTGNSIQGNSIFSNKSSGIELGPDGIVTSNDTGDADTGSNNLQNFPVLTYAEIVGSNTACGGTFNSTANTNFRLEFFANDVLDASGNGEGKTYIGFTNVTTDASGNATFTVTNLTLASLGNYVTATATNLTTNDTSEFSNGVIIDVVPTVSITPASLTQIEGNSGTTDYTFTATLSRATSQNVTVNYTTNDGTATLADNDYIDNDNSITFTAGGSLTQTITVKSKGDYIVESNETFTVSLNSATNATINAASQQGIGTITNDDAAGIAISESGGTTNVTEGGATDTYDIVLTSQPTSDVVIAINNTTQTGTTPTTLTFTSANWNIAQTVTVTATNDNIAEGNHTANISHTATSSDANYNSIAIISVTANITDNDNAGVTITQSGGSTNITEGGATDTYDIVLTSQPTSDVVIAINNTTQTGTSPTTVTFTSANWNIAQTVTVTATNDNVAEGNHTANISHTATSGDANYNSIAISDVTANITDNDNAGVTITQSGGSTNITEGGATDIYNIVLTSQPTSDAEFK, encoded by the coding sequence ATGCCAGTCCAAAACTCCGCCTTTGAAAATTTCAATTCTCAAGCAGCACAAGGAAATGCGATCGCATTTATCGACTCTTCAGTACCGGATTGGCAAACCCTCGCCGCCGGAGTCGCGCCAGGAACCGAAGTCTTTATCCTCGATGCGACGCGAGATGGCGTCGAGCAAATTAGTCAAATACTGCAAACGCGCCAGAATATAGCAGCATTACATATTATTTCCCACGGCAGTCCCGGAAACGTACAAATTGGCAATGGAAACCTCAATTCCGGCAATCTCGACAATTATATAAATTCGCTACAGCAGTGGCGCAATGCCCTAGCCGACAATGCCGATATTTTAATTTACGGTTGTAAAGTGGGGGCAGAGGTTCCCTTCCTCCAACGCCTAGCGCAACTGACAAGTGCAGATATCGCCGCCTCCGAAGATTTCACAGGAAGCACCGCACTTGGCGGAGATTGGGATTTAGAATTCCACACCGGGTTAATTGAAGCACCCCTGGCATTTCAAATCCAAGCACTCGAAGCTTATGATTCCTTACTGGCAACCTATACTTATGGCGGATATACTTGGGACGACGCCAACGCTGTCACCAATGCTACCGCTAATACGACGATCGCAACAGCAGCTTTTGCGACATCGTTCCCAGAAGCAACCAAAACGATCGGTAATCTCCTGTCCGGTAATTCCAATTACTCGGTAGACCTGGGAGACGATACGACTCGTGAAGAAATCCAGCTAACTTGGGGTGGAAATGTTTTAACCAACGATACTGGCAATGACTTTGTAGTTTACGAAACAGGCAGTTCTGGCGCACCGGAAGCTTTTGCCGTCGCAGTTAGAAAAACGGGTACCAGCACCTTCACCACCTTCCGTTACGAACAAGCTGACAACTTTGATACCAATGCCTTCTCCACAGCTTTTGACCTGAGTGACTTCGGTTTGGCAAGCGGCGAGTCCATAAATGCCATTCGCATTACCAATTTAATAGATACCGATTTGGTCGCGGGGACTGACGGACAAGGTAATTTGGGAGGCGCAAACACGCCCCAAACTGGCCCGCAGGGAGGAGGGACTTTTCCTGCTGGTAGGTTCGATCCAGATATTACTTATGTAGTCGGTTTGCAGACCGTCGCCGCAGTCCCCACCGTCAGTCTCACCGCCACCGACAACGCCGCCGCTGAAGGTAATGTCAACACCGGAACGTTCCGCATCACCCGCAGCAGCAGCACTAATCCATTAGCAGTCCAACTTTCACCAGCTACGGGAATTGGCATCGACTACAACCTCAGCGTCACATCTGGCGGCACTATTAGTGCTGACGGCACAACTTTTACCTTCAACGCAGGCACCAGCACCGCAGATATTACCTTTACTGCCATTGACGATATCCCCGCCGAAGCAAGCGAAAGCTTTTCCTTGTCTTTAGTTAACAATGGTGCTTATACACTCGATTCAACTAATAAGAGTGGCACCGTTACCATCGCCCAAAACGATTTCGCCGTCACCAACACCAACAATAGCGGCGAAGGTTCTCTGCGGCAAGCAATCACCAACTCCAACTCCATTGCTGGCACTGATACCATCACATTTAATATTGCTGGAGCGGGGCCGCATACAATTAGTCCGACTTCCGCTTTACCCACAATTACCCAAGCAGTAGTTATCGACGGATACTCGCAACCGGGTGCGAGTCAAAACACTCTGACTGCGGGTAACAATGCTCAATTAAAGATCGTTCTAGATGGAACAAATGCAGGATCGAACAACGCTCTGAGTTTGAGTGCTGGTTCTAGTGGCAGTACGATTAAAGGCTTGGCGATTAACCGCTTCCAGGGTACTGGTATCGTAACAGGAACTAGCAATAACTCTATTGTCGGCAACTTTATCGGTACAGATATCACTGGAACCATTGACCAAGGCAATAACTTCTATGGCATCACCGTTGAGGCGGCAAATAATACCATTGGTGGAAGTAATGCAGGCGATCGTAACATTATTTCCGGTAATAACCAGATTGGAATTGTTTTAATTTCTGCTGCAAGCAATACAACAATTACAAACAACTACATCGGCACAAATGCAGCGGGAACAGCATTATTAGGCAATACAAGTGACGGGATTCAAGCTCAAAGCGCCAACAATACTATTACCAATAACTTAATTTCAGGAAATCGAGTTGGCATCTATTTATCAACAAGTAATGCTAAAGGAAACCAAGTACTGGGGAATTACATCGGTACTGATGTCACCGGAACGGTAGACTTAGGCAATACTGGAGATGGCGTGCAAATTACAGGTGCTAGCAACATTATTGGTGGAAGTAATGCAGCAGATCGTAACATTATTTCAGGGAACGATCGTTTAGGCATAGGAATATTTAATGCCAACGCCACCAATAACCAAGTACTGGGAAACTACATCGGTACTAACGTTAACGGAACCGCAGCTTTGGGTAATACCAACAATGGCGTGCATATTCAAGATTCAACCAACAATATTATCGGGGGAACCAGCGCGGCAGAACGTAACATTATTTCCGGTAACAAAGCTAGCGGTGTAGCAATTGTTAATGCCAGTTCTACAGGTAACTCAGTGCAAGGAAACTACATCGGCACCGACGTAACTGGTAGTGGAAATTTGGGTAACAGCAATCGAGGCGTCACGATTACAGGCAACAATAATATCATCGGAGGAACCGCTGCGGGTGCAGGAAATACCATAGCTTATAATGCTAATTATGGCGTCCAAGTTAACGGTACTACAGGCAACAGCATCCAAGGTAATTCTATCTTCTCCAACAAGAGTTCGGGAATCGAATTAGGACCAGATGGCATCGTCACTTCTAACGACACAGGCGACGCCGATACAGGTTCCAACAACCTGCAAAATTTCCCCGTTCTCACATACGCAGAAATTGTTGGTAGCAACACCGCTTGCGGTGGCACATTTAACAGCACAGCTAATACAAATTTCCGCCTAGAATTCTTCGCCAACGACGTATTAGATGCTTCTGGAAACGGCGAAGGAAAAACCTATATCGGGTTCACCAACGTTACCACCGACGCTTCCGGTAACGCCACCTTTACCGTCACCAACCTAACATTAGCAAGCCTCGGTAATTACGTCACCGCCACCGCTACAAACCTCACAACTAACGACACCTCCGAATTCTCCAACGGCGTCATCATCGACGTCGTACCAACTGTCAGTATCACACCAGCTTCCCTCACGCAAATTGAAGGAAATAGCGGTACAACAGACTACACGTTTACCGCCACCCTTTCTCGCGCCACCAGCCAAAACGTCACTGTCAATTACACCACCAACGACGGTACAGCAACACTTGCAGATAACGACTATATCGACAACGACAATAGCATTACTTTTACCGCAGGCGGTTCCCTGACGCAAACCATCACCGTTAAATCAAAAGGTGACTACATAGTTGAAAGCAACGAAACGTTTACCGTCAGTTTAAACAGCGCCACCAACGCTACCATCAATGCAGCTTCCCAACAAGGAATAGGTACAATTACTAATGATGATGCCGCCGGAATCGCAATTAGTGAATCTGGTGGAACTACAAACGTCACCGAAGGAGGCGCAACCGATACCTACGACATCGTACTAACTTCCCAACCAACTTCCGATGTCGTCATCGCCATCAACAACACCACCCAAACCGGAACAACACCAACTACCCTCACCTTCACATCAGCGAACTGGAATATCGCACAAACAGTCACCGTCACCGCCACCAACGATAACATTGCAGAAGGAAATCACACTGCTAACATTTCTCACACAGCGACTTCTAGCGACGCGAACTATAACTCAATTGCAATTATCTCCGTCACCGCCAACATCACCGACAACGACAACGCCGGCGTCACGATTACCCAATCTGGTGGAAGCACAAACATCACCGAAGGTGGTGCGACAGATACTTACGATATAGTATTGACATCTCAACCAACTTCCGATGTTGTCATCGCCATCAACAACACCACTCAAACGGGAACATCTCCAACTACAGTAACTTTCACATCAGCGAACTGGAATATCGCACAAACAGTTACCGTCACCGCGACAAACGATAACGTCGCCGAAGGAAATCACACGGCTAACATTTCTCATACAGCGACTTCTGGCGACGCTAACTATAACTCAATTGCGATTTCAGATGTCACCGCAAACATCACCGACAACGACAACGCTGGCGTCACAATAACTCAATCTGGCGGAAGTACAAACATCACCGAAGGCGGTGCGACAGATATATATAATATAGTGTTGACATCGCAACCAACTTCTGATGCTGAATTTAAGTAG
- a CDS encoding Calx-beta domain-containing protein, giving the protein MLNLSSSNTAEGTIDKSSLTFNAGNWNTAQTVTITGKDDSIVDGDIAYQIITAAATSTDSKYNNFNPVDINVTNTDNDSANVSITPATVSQAEGNSGTIAYTFTINVSNPSVVPVTVAYTTDNASATAGSDYIDNDGTIIFNPGETSKSITVNVVGDIIPEADEIFTLNLISATNGTINLSGKQSTGIITNDDVEEDDCFCEQIVYPNLDTLTGEGGPNRSQVLPNTVSSTKDGTVNNDTLTGTNLSEELIGLDGDDLLLGNAGNDNLIGNAGNDTAFGGSDRDWISANEGDDLLNGNLGDDVFNGNAGNDTVRGGQGDDFVRGGGENDLIWGDIGEDTVAGDKGNDTVFGGNSEGGDSLGRDLLFGGSGKDLLNGNAGHDTLFGDEGNDTAHGGNNDDIVVGNVGDDMLFGDKGNDSLCGSEGNDTIYGGNGSTVAIGANGDRDCICGGEGNDLLFGNEGQDKIWGDEGNDTLRGGKDDDTLKGGAGSDRLLGDLGNDMLTGGSGRDFFVLSPGNGTDTILDFEDNLDLLELAGNLSFSQLSIIQGNNATLIAVTQTREILAFINSVQASAIGLDDFIFAGS; this is encoded by the coding sequence ATGCTGAATTTAAGTAGCAGCAATACAGCAGAAGGAACAATTGATAAATCTTCACTTACTTTCAACGCCGGCAATTGGAATACCGCACAAACTGTTACGATTACTGGCAAAGACGATAGTATTGTTGATGGCGATATCGCTTACCAAATTATCACCGCCGCCGCTACCAGTACCGACAGCAAATACAATAACTTCAATCCAGTTGATATCAATGTCACTAATACGGATAATGACAGCGCTAACGTTAGTATAACTCCTGCCACTGTCAGTCAAGCTGAAGGAAACAGCGGGACAATCGCTTACACCTTCACCATCAATGTTTCTAATCCCAGTGTCGTTCCCGTTACCGTCGCTTACACGACTGACAACGCTAGTGCTACTGCTGGTAGCGATTACATCGATAATGACGGTACAATTATCTTCAATCCGGGCGAGACTAGCAAATCTATTACTGTTAACGTCGTTGGCGATATCATCCCGGAGGCAGATGAAATTTTTACGCTTAACTTAATCAGTGCAACTAATGGTACTATTAACTTAAGTGGCAAACAAAGTACGGGTATTATTACTAACGATGATGTAGAAGAGGATGATTGCTTCTGCGAACAGATAGTTTATCCGAATTTAGATACGCTGACGGGTGAAGGGGGGCCAAATCGATCGCAAGTTTTACCCAATACGGTCAGCAGCACTAAGGATGGCACTGTAAATAACGATACCCTAACTGGCACCAATCTCAGTGAAGAGTTGATTGGTTTGGATGGGGACGACCTGTTATTAGGTAATGCTGGTAACGATAATTTAATCGGTAATGCTGGTAATGATACTGCTTTTGGTGGGAGCGATCGCGATTGGATTTCGGCGAATGAAGGGGACGACCTCCTCAACGGTAACTTAGGCGATGATGTTTTCAACGGTAACGCGGGTAACGATACAGTTCGAGGCGGTCAAGGTGACGATTTTGTGCGTGGCGGTGGTGAAAATGACCTAATTTGGGGAGATATAGGTGAGGATACTGTTGCTGGGGATAAAGGAAACGATACGGTATTTGGTGGCAATTCTGAAGGCGGGGATTCTTTGGGACGCGATTTGCTATTCGGCGGTAGTGGCAAAGATTTGCTGAATGGGAATGCTGGTCATGATACTTTATTCGGCGATGAGGGTAACGATACTGCACATGGCGGAAATAATGACGATATCGTTGTGGGTAATGTTGGCGACGATATGCTGTTCGGAGACAAAGGTAATGATAGTCTCTGCGGGAGTGAAGGGAACGATACTATCTATGGGGGTAATGGTAGCACGGTTGCGATCGGTGCTAATGGCGATCGCGATTGTATCTGCGGCGGCGAGGGGAACGACTTGCTGTTCGGTAACGAAGGACAGGATAAAATTTGGGGTGATGAGGGAAATGATACTCTTAGAGGCGGTAAAGATGACGATACCTTAAAAGGTGGTGCTGGTAGCGATCGTCTGTTAGGAGATTTGGGGAACGATATGCTTACTGGCGGTAGCGGACGCGATTTCTTTGTTCTCTCTCCCGGTAACGGTACCGACACGATTCTCGATTTTGAGGATAACTTAGACTTGTTAGAGTTGGCAGGTAATCTCAGTTTTTCGCAATTAAGTATTATTCAAGGCAATAATGCCACTTTGATTGCTGTGACCCAAACTCGCGAAATTTTAGCCTTTATCAACAGCGTGCAAGCTAGTGCGATCGGGCTGGATGATTTTATCTTTGCTGGCAGTTAA
- a CDS encoding Nif11-like leader peptide family natural product precursor, giving the protein MSIESADRFLEAATQDTILRERLKAATSPEEFLRIAEGLGYSFTTQELKAVVKENSEAVTLRRKTGIWPWLREVSWV; this is encoded by the coding sequence ATGTCCATAGAAAGTGCCGATCGGTTTTTAGAAGCTGCTACTCAAGACACAATTTTACGCGAAAGACTCAAAGCGGCAACGAGTCCAGAGGAATTCTTAAGAATTGCGGAGGGATTGGGCTACAGCTTTACAACACAAGAGTTAAAAGCTGTAGTTAAAGAAAATAGCGAAGCAGTGACCCTGAGAAGAAAAACAGGCATTTGGCCTTGGCTGCGTGAAGTTAGTTGGGTTTAA
- a CDS encoding gluconokinase translates to MVIIIMGVSGSGKSTIGEMLASALNWGFSDADSFHSPANVEKMSKGIPLNDADRIPWLLAMQRAIAQWLQEERDMVLACSALKSTYREMLDIDPDRIRLVYLKGSFELIQKRLQSRQNHFMNKDLLQSQFDTLEEPKSAIIVDASQPPETLLQQIITNLGVCK, encoded by the coding sequence ATGGTGATTATCATCATGGGGGTGAGCGGTTCCGGTAAATCTACCATTGGGGAGATGCTGGCGTCGGCATTGAATTGGGGTTTCAGCGACGCGGACTCATTCCACTCGCCTGCTAATGTCGAGAAGATGAGTAAAGGTATTCCCTTAAACGATGCCGATCGCATACCCTGGTTATTGGCAATGCAACGGGCGATCGCACAATGGCTGCAAGAAGAACGCGATATGGTTCTGGCTTGTTCCGCCTTAAAATCTACCTATCGCGAGATGCTCGATATTGACCCCGATCGAATACGACTGGTTTACCTCAAAGGCAGCTTCGAGCTGATTCAGAAGCGATTGCAATCGCGCCAGAACCACTTTATGAATAAAGACCTGCTGCAAAGCCAGTTTGATACCCTTGAGGAGCCGAAGTCAGCAATTATTGTAGATGCCTCGCAGCCACCAGAAACGCTCTTACAGCAGATTATCACAAATCTTGGTGTTTGCAAATAA
- the cas6 gene encoding CRISPR-associated endoribonuclease Cas6 has product MSQLTGRRRQRTKQSAPTLIWPDDTELVGLVFELEAGADGSLYPQYAIGLHAWWLDRVRSIDPDLSAYLHDGQSEKPFTISGLDGPLVPSGRELQVQGGQTYRWYVTALSSRVARWLAKWMEAMPAEVNLRDVSLKIRSCQISHPPTTYAQLFQSQRSSSSTLKLSFLTPTSFRRKGHHFPLPLPINVFHSYLRRWNDFSGMSFDQEAFLAWVDECVVVHRVKLDSSKVQAGKKGSVTGFTGAIEYGLSKASQAQPEFQQLFSALGQLAPYCGTGHKTTFGLGQTRLGWLMGQDEPAPAAPSVEDLLAERIAQLTEIFTLQRKRTGGDRAREIAETWATILARRELGESLQAISEDLEMPYQTVKTYAKLARAALKPD; this is encoded by the coding sequence ATGTCTCAGCTTACCGGACGCCGCCGCCAGCGCACCAAGCAATCCGCACCTACCCTGATTTGGCCAGACGATACAGAACTGGTAGGATTAGTCTTTGAATTAGAAGCGGGTGCTGATGGTTCTTTATATCCTCAGTATGCGATCGGACTTCATGCTTGGTGGCTGGATCGAGTGCGATCGATCGACCCGGATTTATCGGCTTACCTGCACGACGGACAATCAGAGAAACCGTTTACAATTTCCGGATTGGATGGGCCATTAGTCCCCAGTGGCAGGGAATTACAAGTGCAAGGCGGACAAACTTATCGCTGGTACGTGACGGCTTTGTCATCTAGGGTAGCGCGATGGTTAGCAAAATGGATGGAAGCGATGCCAGCAGAAGTTAACTTGCGCGATGTGTCCTTAAAGATTCGATCGTGTCAAATTTCCCATCCTCCTACCACCTACGCCCAACTATTTCAATCGCAGCGTTCATCATCATCGACGCTGAAATTAAGTTTTTTGACACCCACGAGTTTTCGTCGCAAAGGACATCATTTTCCCTTACCCTTGCCAATCAATGTTTTTCATAGCTATCTGCGTCGTTGGAATGACTTTTCCGGGATGTCGTTCGACCAAGAAGCTTTCCTCGCTTGGGTGGATGAATGCGTTGTCGTGCATCGCGTTAAGCTAGATTCGTCTAAGGTGCAAGCGGGAAAGAAAGGATCGGTGACCGGATTTACGGGTGCGATCGAATACGGTCTGAGCAAAGCAAGTCAAGCACAACCTGAGTTTCAGCAGTTATTCTCTGCTTTGGGACAACTTGCACCCTATTGCGGAACGGGTCACAAAACTACCTTTGGATTGGGACAAACGCGCTTGGGATGGCTGATGGGTCAAGATGAGCCTGCGCCTGCTGCACCCTCAGTCGAGGATTTGTTAGCCGAAAGGATTGCCCAACTTACGGAAATATTTACCCTCCAGCGTAAACGCACGGGAGGCGATCGAGCCAGAGAAATTGCCGAAACTTGGGCAACTATCCTCGCACGGCGCGAGTTAGGCGAATCGTTACAAGCGATTTCCGAAGATTTGGAAATGCCTTATCAAACAGTAAAAACTTATGCCAAATTAGCTCGTGCGGCGTTGAAGCCGGATTAG
- the malQ gene encoding 4-alpha-glucanotransferase, translating into MTFQRCSGILLHPTSLPSRFGIGDLGKSAYEFVDFLARSGQKLWQVLPLGPTGYEHSPYTMNFSAFAGNPLLISLDLLAEEGLLSPDELADLPPSADVPAHKVDFDRVIPHKAKLLKVAYERFQQSLINKRHTVFEQFCQEQSYWLDDYVLFMALMEANHGKSWNHWENAIARREPDALKAQAEHLKERIAFHKFLQFKFFEQWRKLRNYTNNKNIKIVGDVSIYVCHNSAEVWGNPEIFKLDPQTLEPAYIAGVPPDYFSATGQLWGNPVYNWDKLRETNYAWWISRFKATLQYVDIVRIDHFRGFEAYWQVPAGEENAINGEWIKAPGAEFFETLRTTLGSLPVMAEDLGIITPEVEELRDRFDFPGMRILQFAFSEGTDNAYLPHHYVNNCVVYTGTHDNSTTLGWWQQVSSHEKQLLAKYFGYSTPEDIKEVNWLLIRAALASVADLAIIPLQDILDLDDRARMNDPSIIPGNWRWRYDKSEILTKELSDRLLELTQLYSR; encoded by the coding sequence ATGACTTTTCAACGCTGTAGTGGAATATTGTTGCACCCGACCAGTCTGCCGAGTCGATTTGGGATTGGCGATTTGGGAAAATCGGCTTACGAATTCGTGGATTTTTTGGCAAGAAGCGGTCAAAAGTTATGGCAAGTTCTACCGTTGGGGCCAACGGGATACGAACATTCACCCTATACGATGAACTTTAGCGCCTTCGCAGGCAATCCTCTACTGATTAGTCTGGATTTATTAGCAGAAGAAGGATTATTAAGCCCAGACGAATTGGCAGATTTACCGCCTAGTGCAGATGTGCCTGCTCATAAAGTGGATTTCGATCGCGTCATCCCCCACAAAGCTAAATTGCTCAAAGTAGCCTACGAGCGGTTCCAGCAATCTTTAATTAACAAACGCCATACTGTATTTGAACAATTTTGTCAGGAACAGTCATATTGGCTCGATGACTACGTGCTGTTTATGGCATTAATGGAAGCCAATCACGGCAAGAGTTGGAATCATTGGGAGAATGCGATCGCCAGACGGGAACCTGACGCGCTCAAAGCCCAAGCCGAACATTTAAAAGAGCGCATCGCATTCCACAAGTTCTTGCAATTTAAGTTTTTTGAACAGTGGCGCAAGCTACGCAATTATACGAATAATAAAAATATTAAAATAGTTGGCGATGTTTCTATTTATGTCTGCCATAATAGCGCCGAGGTTTGGGGAAATCCAGAAATTTTTAAACTCGATCCGCAAACATTAGAACCAGCATATATTGCTGGCGTTCCTCCAGATTACTTCAGCGCCACCGGACAGCTGTGGGGAAACCCAGTTTATAACTGGGATAAGCTGCGAGAAACTAACTATGCTTGGTGGATAAGTCGATTTAAAGCAACACTGCAATATGTAGATATAGTTCGCATCGATCATTTCCGAGGTTTTGAAGCGTATTGGCAAGTGCCGGCAGGGGAAGAAAATGCCATAAATGGTGAGTGGATAAAAGCGCCAGGAGCAGAATTTTTTGAAACTCTCCGCACAACTTTGGGAAGTTTGCCGGTGATGGCAGAAGATTTGGGTATTATCACGCCGGAAGTGGAAGAATTGCGCGATCGCTTCGATTTTCCCGGTATGCGAATCTTGCAGTTTGCTTTCAGCGAAGGTACTGACAATGCTTACTTGCCGCACCACTACGTAAATAATTGCGTAGTCTACACGGGAACTCACGACAACAGTACAACATTGGGGTGGTGGCAGCAAGTCAGTTCCCACGAAAAGCAACTGCTGGCTAAATACTTCGGTTATTCTACTCCTGAAGACATCAAAGAAGTTAATTGGCTTCTGATTCGAGCGGCTTTAGCTTCGGTGGCTGACCTAGCGATTATCCCACTTCAAGATATTTTAGATTTGGACGATCGCGCCCGCATGAACGACCCCAGTATCATTCCCGGTAACTGGCGCTGGCGCTACGACAAGTCGGAAATTCTCACAAAGGAATTGAGCGATCGTCTTTTAGAGCTAACCCAACTTTATAGTAGATAG